A stretch of the Comamonas testosteroni TK102 genome encodes the following:
- a CDS encoding TMEM165/GDT1 family protein translates to MEAFLISTSIVALAEMGDKTQLLSLVLAAKFRKPLPIVAGIFVATLVNHALAGAVGNWITTVLGPDVLRWILGISFILMAGWMLIPDKLDDDDTGSGAGRWGVFGTTLLLFFLAEMGDKTQLATVGLAAKYPLAYYWVVAGTTLGMMLANAPVVWFGEKITKKLPIKTIHRVCAVIFLVLGIAALLTKV, encoded by the coding sequence ATGGAAGCTTTCCTCATATCCACCTCCATCGTCGCCCTGGCCGAGATGGGGGATAAAACCCAACTCCTCTCATTGGTGCTGGCGGCCAAGTTCCGCAAGCCCCTGCCCATTGTTGCGGGCATTTTTGTGGCGACCCTGGTCAACCATGCCCTGGCCGGCGCCGTGGGCAACTGGATCACCACGGTGCTCGGCCCCGATGTGCTGCGCTGGATCCTGGGGATTTCATTCATCCTCATGGCAGGCTGGATGCTGATTCCCGACAAGCTCGACGATGACGATACCGGCAGTGGTGCAGGGCGCTGGGGTGTTTTTGGCACCACGCTGCTGCTGTTCTTCCTGGCCGAGATGGGTGACAAGACCCAACTGGCCACGGTGGGCCTGGCCGCCAAGTACCCGCTGGCCTACTACTGGGTGGTGGCTGGCACCACGCTGGGCATGATGCTGGCCAATGCGCCGGTGGTGTGGTTTGGCGAGAAGATCACCAAGAAGCTGCCCATCAAGACGATTCACCGGGTGTGCGCGGTGATCTTCCTGGTACTGGGTATTGCCGCGCTCCTGACCAAGGTATGA